Genomic DNA from Pseudanabaena sp. ABRG5-3:
CACTTAGCAACGCCAGAGGTCTTGGGATCGGCAGTAATTAAAGTAATGCCATCCTTTTCTAGATCTGACCAATCCTTAATCCCTTTAGGGTTACCTTCACGGGTTACAAGGGTTGCAACTGACTTGGAAACGATTGAATCACCAGGAAATTCTTTTTCCCATCCAGTATCGATCAAACCAGCTTTCTCAAGTTTCTTGGTATCACCAGAAAGGGCAAGATGGACGATATCGGCTTCTAGTCCATCGATGACAGCACGGGTTTGAGAGCCTGAACCACCATAGCTTTGCTTAAAGGTGACTTTTTGATTTTGTTCCTTTTGCCACTTTTCTACAAATTTAGGGATAATTGCTTCGTGAGCTTGTTTGGTAACAGCGAAGGAGACAAGAGTTAATTCAACATCCTTTTTAGGCGCACCTGCTGGGGATGTCTGAGCAGCGGGACTACCTGCACTGGTTGTTGTAGTTGCAGTAGGTTTAGTTTCACTGCTAGTGCAAGCTGCCATCGTGACGCTAATCAATGCGCCCACTAAGAAGAAAGAGACAAATTTGCGTCCTAATTTATAGCTGAATAAATTTCTAAATATACGGGCGATTTCCCTCAATACCGCCTTGGAAGTATTTAAAGGATGTTGTTGCCTTGAACTCATGAGCTTGAATCTCCAAAAAATTAATCTACGATATCTTGGTGGGATTACCGTACTTAAATACCATACAATACTTTTCTGCAAGATACAAATAAAATCTACGGTTTACCCACTAGGTATTTGTAGATTAAAGGCATTGGTTTTCAGTTTATTTGAAACGAGCTTTGAGAGAGGGTTTACTACGCAAACTCTCTCTCAAAGCCCAAAAGTAAAAGCTTTGCATAGCAAAGCTTTTACTTTTGGGCTTTTAAAATTTGCCAACTTAAGCCGAACTGACGTTATTTAGAGAAAGTACTGCCATTTGGATCATCAAGAGTCGGCGCGATCGCAGATAAAACGAAATATTCCTCAACTTGCTGGCTATAATCCTTAATATTTTTAAGTTTTGTAACTAAATGCACAGGGTTCGGAAAAACGACTGACAGGTACGTAAAGAGAATTCATTTTGGCAATTAAGTTTTGGGAATCTCAGATCGTTATCCAGACTCAGCAAGTGAGTCAAACACTGAGTCCGTAAATGAGCCTTTTGAATTCAACTTTTTTGGCAATCTGTTTAGATATCAGTTGAGGAAGATATATATGAGGCAAAAGTACTTCTCACAAAGTGGATTTATATTGCTTATTGCGATCGCTACAATTTTTATTCAGCCCTTAGGAGCGATCGCCATAAATTTGATGCCTGATCAAATTAATTTACTCAAATCCTTACGAAGCTCTGTCATAGAAGCTTCTATTTATCAACACGAACACCCCAATCTCCCTAAACCCAAGGGCAGTCGATGAGATTTCGCTTTAATAAACGGAGATTACTTTACGTCCAATGTTTTTCAAAAGATATTGAGATTGACTTGCTGAATGACCAGTAACAATTGCGGCAACTAAAAAGCTACCAAGTTTTACTTGATTTTCAAATTTCAAGGCATCGTGAACATCAATT
This window encodes:
- a CDS encoding sulfate ABC transporter substrate-binding protein, encoding MSSRQQHPLNTSKAVLREIARIFRNLFSYKLGRKFVSFFLVGALISVTMAACTSSETKPTATTTTSAGSPAAQTSPAGAPKKDVELTLVSFAVTKQAHEAIIPKFVEKWQKEQNQKVTFKQSYGGSGSQTRAVIDGLEADIVHLALSGDTKKLEKAGLIDTGWEKEFPGDSIVSKSVATLVTREGNPKGIKDWSDLEKDGITLITADPKTSGVAKWNFLALWNAAAKKGGSDAKAEEALVKVFKNVPILTKDAREATDAFFKQGQGDALINYENEIILASQKGQKVTYTVPEVNISIDNPIAVVDKNTAKHGTKEVAEAFVKFLYSTEAQTEFAKLGFRPVNETVAKEKQFVAQFPAVKELATVKDFGDWAEIDKKFFADGGAFDRIQSQIKR